Within the Acinonyx jubatus isolate Ajub_Pintada_27869175 chromosome E4, VMU_Ajub_asm_v1.0, whole genome shotgun sequence genome, the region CGCCTTCTcaatttctcattctctttttcctttatatataatatatgtatttatatacatacactataTATGCGTTTTTGTATGTATTGTGCACATATGTACGCAAAAAGTTGTGGAAGTTGTCCTAATATCTCCTATTTTCTTTGCATGTGAAGACTTTCAGTTTCCCAGACTCATTATTATGAGATTTTTTCAGTGTGTTTCAACGTCCCTCTATGGATTTAGGACATTGCACCTGCCAATTTCTATTCCAGAGACGGATTCGATTGttacatttctgtggttttatCTCTCAGGAAGGTGTTTTCCAAATGACTTCCAGAAATATATTTGAGGATAGCTATGCTTTTGTTcatattgttgtttttttcaccCAGAATAACTCTGACCTTTATATTCATGCCCAGATGCTATTtgaacagttatttattttgtcttctctgtATCTGTGGTTGTAAACATCTCACTTCCTCAACATTTAAAGAACCAGTTATCCTCACCAGTAAAAGGAGGAGGAAGCCTAGGGAAGTTTTTGCCGGCCTAACCAGCTTGTTTTAAACTCAACATGAGGGATGAGAGGCAATGTGATTGGGTGGGAATAGTGTTGGCTTTAGAATCAGATATATCAGAGTTCAAGTTCTAGGTGACCATGTAACTTATTATCCAAATCAGGACACTTCGGAGAGTGAAAGAGGTCAGTATGAATAATTTATAggtaacacatatttatttaggtATTATAGGTAACACAATTTATCTGTAATACATATATCCTGGAACCATTAACTAACCAGGTATTCTTGAGCTAGTTATTAAAATCTCTGTGTTTCAGCTGCCTTATCTCTCAAAAGGGGCTACTAATACCCTCCTGGTAACAGTTTCATAAACATTAGAGATAACATATGACTGAGTGTCCAGCACAGAGATAcagagatgctcaataaatgtcaactaGTCATCATTTTAGCTGCAGCCTCAGTTGAGCTGTGGCCGCTCTCCGCACCACAACTCCCCAACCCCACTACTGCCCGAATATCACCCTCTTTATGCAAAGCCATTACCTTTGCCTCATTTTCAAAAGTGTATTTATCTTCTCAGTCTGGTGAAGAATGAAGTGGCATGATCAAGGTCACATCAGAGATCAGGCAAAGATCACCTGGACCCATTGCTAACCATCATCCCCAACCTTTTCCAATTGATAAAATTCTCCCTGACCAAATGGCTTTGTCCTCCTCATTAGACCCCTTCCTTTCTGTAAAGTGGTTTGGCCATGTTTACCCTAGTATtgtataattttagatttaccaAGCTGTGCAGGGAGATGTGGGGAAGGGTATTCTAGAGATGCCACCTGCAACTGTGATTATAACTGTCAACACTACATGGAGTGCTGCCCTGATTTCAAGAAAGTCTGCACTGTGGGTAAGTCCTGACAGCTAGTGTCTCCCCTGCCAAGCAGCACTGTTCTGTGAGTCCCCTTGCAGCCCCTTCCAGTGCTGTTTCCACACTACTGCGCTTCTTTTTGCTTAAATGCCTTTCCCTTCCTTGCATAAATGTTGCAGCGTGCTGTACCTAAGGATGGTGTCAAAGCTCATGACtcttgggggagggaagaggaggggagcctgggactCTGACAGGTGCACAAGGTTATTGACTAGTCCAAGTAAAATATCTTGTTGTAAATAGAGAATGCTGTGACTCAGGAGTCATCAAGTAAATAGTAATGAGTACTATTCACTTACCAATCAGAGATATAACTGCTTAGTGATGGGGTTCTTCCATAGCTTCATCAAAAGAATCCATGGATATAAAATAATCTTATCTACTGTTTGACTGTTTGATATAAACATGTTTCTAAATTGTCTGAAAAAAGTCACTTTAAGTACGAAGCATTAGTGTCTTATGAGGAATGTCAGTTAAAACccaaaggttttaaattttaaatgatgggTGGTATTTCACCTGAATGCATTTTTAGATCATTTTGTTAACACGGGCATTTCATATCCAATTTatgaaaattatcattaaaagtGGTTCAAAGTTATGTTTACTTTAGAATTTGTATGTGAAGTTGATAAATATACTGCTGTACAATTATGTGTTGTTGAAGGTGATAATTTCAAAGAGGCTTTGGTAAAGTTATTGTGTCTCTAACCAAGGCTTATTTTGAAATGAGCAAGTATAATCCATGCCACGGGATTAGGCTGAAATCTTTCAACGCCACATGTTGCCCAGTTCATCATAATAAAAGTCTCTGCATTATAAATGATTTCTGAGCCTAAACAGTGACCCATCTATATTATGCCAGCTCTTTGGAATATTGTAGGATCTGAACATTCACTTAAAAAGCATCTATTACAAAGCAGTGGTGTGACATGGAGAGGATGGGGGGATTTCATATGAAGGGTTCCCACTTTTCCATTGTCCGTATGTGAAATGATTCAGCACTGGGGTGTCTCTTAGAGTCTTGAAAGGCAAGAGAAGCTTCCCTGAGGCACCATATTTCCTTCCTGACTTCTCCACTTAGAAAActgtgtattttccaaatttcaaataaaagacTCAGAAATGCACTTTTGGAACTCTAGGCAGCTATAAGGTGGGAAATGGCTATCAGTACATGGGTGTGGCTGCATAATCAGTaatctatgttttgttttgctctggaTAGAGCTTTCCTGTAAAGGCCGCTGCTTCGAGTCCTTTGCAAGAGGGAGGGAGTGCGACTGTGACTCGGAATGTAAGAAGTATGGCAAGTGCTGTTCCGATTATGAGAATTTTTGTGGAAAAGGTAAGCATCGTGGTATCAGTCAGCGCCTCTCAGTACAGCCCGATCTATGCACCTACCTTAGCTTTGCTGATAATGTCCAATATGCACTCCACCCAAGGACTTGATTTTACTAGCACAAGCCATTTCATATTAATTTTGCTTCACCAAGATGAATTGATGAAGGAAAGCCTCTTCCAACAGCACTGCCTGGTTCTGCCAGTCTCCAGGAGCTCCAGAGATCGCTGGTTGAGGAATAGAGAGAACAGGGGCTGAGTGCACATACTTTTTCCTCAGGTGTGGTTCAATTTCAGGTGCAATTAACAGTAACCAGCTCATTCCAGGATTTCTTGTTTCACCCTAACAGTGCTGACCCCACAAAGTCAGCAGTCCTTTGAGTTAGCTGTGCTTTTGGCTTCAGAGTTTTTGAGTGTATATTGAAGGACAGAATGACACAGCTTCTCTAAACTAGTAAATTTAGGAGTTTGATTAAAGACACTAAAGTTATAGGCAAACCTACCGAGAAGTTGTCAACTGTCTGTTGTATGTCCCTTCTCATCTCTGGAGCCCATGGTCATCTCTATCTAAATCCCTGTGTGTGACAGAGTCAATAAAAAGGGATATTGCTCCATTTTAAAATCCTCCTCTCTGGTTATAGGTCCTGGAGAACTAATCTGAGAGTATAATAAAACTTCAGATTTtccaaaacagtttaaaaaagacttaaataatgAATTCCTTTCTTTACCAAATGTTTATTCTTAAATTATACTTTGTTGAAACAATGATATTTGTGAaggtaaaagtgaaaataagcatTGCTTGCATAATCTTATTCTATTTAAACAAGACTGTACGTCCTGCTTCTTTTGAACAGTGGAGAAATAAGGTAAAAAACTGTTTATCAGCATAGTTGAGGGATATTTCTTAACTGGTCAATGTTTTCATTGGAAAGCAGTCCAAAAATGATGGAGACAACACCCTCATAATCAAAAACTGAGTGTGGAGTTCCTGCAGCTTTCAGAAGGACCCATGATGAAggatacatatttattcattgcCCTGATAATGGTTTTGGCtgtgaaacaaaaaagaatttattttggaTGGAAGATGAGTGGGAAGGAAGGTTGGGTAGAGAGTGATGAAGCATTGAAAGAACGTGCTAAAGACCATACTACCGGGTGCTGGGTCAGATTACTTGAGGTTTAAGTAggactcaacaacaacaaatttgaTGAAGGTCATGCTTCATTTACAGAATTCACAAAGATAGTCAGGGTCTCAAGTGAAAATAATGGAACCACCCAGAGcttcaatacttcattttttacaAATAACAACTGAACCATCATACGACACACCTCTTAGTTGTTTCGGGATTGCTATAGACACGGCTGGTAGGCATCTATACATTTCAAAATCATAGCGTTTCAAGCGCTGAAAAAATGTGGGTGAAAAAACAGTCCAAGAGGTTGTTTGGCTCAAGATTATGAGCTAGTAGATGGCAGAACTGAGCTGTTtgggggaagacagaggaaggtgTGGGGTGGTCAGCTCACGGATACTGCACGGGCAGGAGTTTCTGGGATGTTTAGTCAGAGCAGCAGGATTTATCACAACTCCCTCTACCCAGAACATCTCGTCCTCTGCTTTCTTATCCTCTAGaagtccctttccttttcttctcgtTCCTAATGATCAAAACACATCCCTTGTCTTCTCTTCTAGACACAGAAAGGGTAGGAGGACGGGTGAGAAAAGGTTTCAAAGATACACACCAAACCATTAACAGTTGTTTAACTTGGGGAAGGGCAACACATTTCGAGAAAAGCATAATGTGAAGGTGTGAACTGTTTACAAGACTAAATATTCATGTACAGCTTTTGtaattagaaagaagaaaggtggattggcatcattttatttaaatgaatatgaaaacaggACAGATGTACttattatatttctctttgtgAGAGCACAAATACCTGTCATTCACATGCAGTAATTATTTTTACCATCATAGAAGATTGGCATAAGGTATGGAGTTgagttgagggtttttttttgttgttgttttgttttgttttaggagagagagagcgagaaagattgggagaatcttaagcaggctctatgcttaatgtggagcctgatgcaggtttcgatcctatgaccctgggatcatgccctgagctgaaatcaagagtcggactctcaactgactgagtcacccaggtgcccctagagtcaGGTATTTTTTAGGCAGAGAAACACCTTCAGAAATCATCTAGAATAAAATCAATACGCAgatctgaaaacaaaattcaagaagGGTTAgttcatttgcccaaggtcacaagggTAGAGATTTGCAGGGCTAGGGCTGGAATTCAGGTTTATATTTTATAGCAATGCTCCTCAGAATTAATCACTTTGTGGTAATTAGTGTTAGGCTAAGGGCCTGCCTACACTGGTTTTCACCAGCCTCTATTCTTGAAGCCAGATGTGTCCATGCCTTTCACAGTTAAGAGTTGCTGATGAACGTCAACAAGATGTTAACTGACTTGTCTCGCTTGGCCTCAGTGCATAATCCCCCATCACCATCTTCAAAGACTGTACCTCCAGCTCCAGGAGCATCTCAAACCATCAAATCAACAACCAAACGTTCACCCAAATCACCAAACAAGAAGAAGACTAAGAAAGTTATAGAATCAGAGGAAATAACAGAAGGTAGGAAGATGACAGATGTAATAAAAGGTTTTGAGATGGACTAAGCTGTAGGTGAACTACTTTTAAAAGACTCTTCATAGAAAAAGGGAATCATATGAGTCATGAAAGGCTTATTACACTTCTTAAAAAGTGTGTTTTAAGTCAAAGTTTAAGCCAAATTATAAACCCTCAGATATTTTTCTTACAACTGAACCCAGCATGGGTGTAGGTTACAATAATCAGAAGACAAAtctcattgggaaaaaaaaagcccagattTTCTGCAGAATAATTTGATTCTGTGAGACATGGGGAATTTGAGAGAAAGTAATATATATTGCTAGTATCTGTGATAAGCTTAGCTACCTGGCTTTTAACTGACAAATTTAAAGAGCAGTTGATCATATTActgataaattaaaaaagcagAACACGGACATTTGCAGAGCAGTCAACAACATTTCTCATTGTATTTGGACTGGCGTTTTTTGCTTTCAATTGCAGTTGGTGTGATCAacctttttatttgatttatagaacattctgtttctgaaaatcaagagtcttcttcctcctcttcctcttcctcttcaactATTCGGAAAGTCAAGTCTTCCAAAAATTCAGCTGCtaataaagaattaaagaagaaaccCAAAGGTTTGAGCATTGATAAAGATCAAAGACTATATCAAtgccatattaaaaataattctctaaaAGCAATGCGTGTTGGTAGAATGGTTTGAGGACATTTCAATACTTGGGGCATGTAtagatttgtaaaaataatttgtaaaaattattttagaagataCTAATGAGAACTTCCTATAGGAAACTAGTGCAGAGCAGCTAAGAAAGCACTCTTAAAACCAAGGATAAGAAGATGCTATAGCAGCAGCTCTGGAAACACAGGATGGCACCGGAGATGattatttatggtttttgattttcattcctGTCTacctatcatttttctttcttctccttcctctgtgttccttgtggtttttgctttcccttttatttttccttattttattttgcacacaTTTATATGCTGCTTTAAGTGTTTTAAAACGTTAATCCATTAAAGTCTCATACACATGTCTGGGAAAGGCAATATTATTAACCACGTTTTACagatcctttttattatttttctaataaattatgTCATatctggctgattttttttttttgtagtagaGACTGTCCCACAGAGTAGGCTATTACCTCctaaaaaaagattccttttgttctgtttttttttaatttcctgaaattCTAAAATACATTCTCTTTCTCCAGGAAATACTGAATTTTGGATACTGGAGTTTCAAAGAACTCTATTTCCTGGGTGGTTGTTATTTCCCCTGAAGCCTTTACTCTGGCAGAATAGCCAAATAGTCTTTGAATCATCCAGAGTCTTGCATACAATGCAAGTGCAATACATGTTAAATGGAACTCCTCTCAGGGATGAGCTCTTGATGTGCTCTTTGGGTAGCTGCTAGGAGAAATCCTGTTCAACAAGGTCTTTGGCTGCCATGGCATCCTAATCCCCTCTCTGTATCCCTGGGCTGCTGAGTTTAGGTgggcagaggaaagggaagagctAACAGCTGTGTGTATGGAAACAGATTAGTAGGGACCGCGGGAGTGACTGGAACAGACTCCTGGGGTGTAGTTGTAGAGGCTTCCGAGGCCAATTGGTACAGTTAATCTTGAAGATGTTGGAACTAGGTTTCCAGAAGGAAGAGTGCAGCGCTCAACAGTGTGAAGTAAAAGGAGTGGAGGAAGTGAGAGGCAAAGAACATTAATATAAAGAGATGAATTCGTGTAGTTGATCATGTTGGTAATTTCAAAGTTGCCACttgtttctatacattaatagTATAGACTTTTACTTGTGCTTTTTCATCCCTTCTCATCAATTCCCTAAAATAGCCCAATCAGATAAGTTAATCATTTCCCATTTTACAACAAATTAATGAATTACAGGTTAGCAATTTGCCTACAGATAAAGCAGTTTGATCAGCTATCAACACAGCTAGCTGGTAAGGACGAGCTCTTTAGGTCATTATGGAAAActattcaaaagtaaaaaatgtgcatattttttttctagtaaaagataacaagaaggaaaaaactcCTAAAAAGAAACCTAACCCTGAACCACCAGTTGTAGATGAAGATGGAAGTGGCCTGGACAATGGTGACGTCAAGCTCACCCCGACTCCTGACATTCCTACCGCCCAACGCAATAAAGTTACCACACCTCCCGAGATTACAACAGTCAAACCGACAAATCCAAAACCCAGTCTTCCACCTAATTCTGATACACCCAAAGAGACATCTTCAACAACGAGTGAGGAGACAGCAGTTGAAACTAAAGAGACTCCTATAACGAATAAACAGACttcaaatagagaaaaagagactACTTCACCTAAAGAGAAACAAAGTGCAGAGAAAACACCTGCTAAAGATTTTATACCCACATCCAAAGCTCCTAGTACATCTACACCAAAAGCTGAAACTACAACCAAATCTCCtgctcccaccaccaccaagaaacCTGTTCCCACTACCCCCAAGAAGCCTGCACCCACCACCAAAGAGcctgcacccaccacccccaagaAGCCTGCACCCACCACCAAAGAGcctgcacccaccacccccaagaAGCCTGCACCCACCACCAAAGAGcctgcacccaccacccccaagaAGCCTGCACCCACGACCAAAGAGCCTGGACCCACCACCCCCAAGAAGCCTGCACCCACCACCAAAGAGcctgcacccaccacccccaagaAGCCTGCACCCACCACCAAAGAGcctgcacccaccacccccaagaAGCCTGCACCCACGACGAAAGAGCCTGCACCCACTACCCCCAAGAAGCCTGCACCCACCACCAAAGAGcctgcacccaccacccccaagaAGCCTGCACCCACGACTAAAGAGCCTGCACCCACTACCCCCAAGAAGCCTGCACCCACCACCAAAGAGCCTACACCTACCAAGGAGTCTGCACCAATGGCCCCTACGGAGcctgcacccaccacccccaagaAGTCTGCTCCCACCACTCCTAAGGAGCCTGCATCCACTACCACCAAAGAACCTCCACCCACAGCCCCCACGGAGCCTGCACTCACCACTCCAAAGGAGCCTACACCCACTGCCCCCAAGGAGGctgcacccaccacccccaacaAGCCTGCTCCTACTACCACCAAGGAACCTGCACCCACAGCCCCCAAGGAGCCTGCACCTACCACCCCCAAGGAACCTGCACCCACAGCCCCCAAGGAGGctgcacccaccacccccaacaAGCCTGCTCCTACTACCACCAAGGAACCTGCACCCACAGCCCCCAAGGAGCCTGCACCTACCACCCCCAAGGAACCTGCACCCACAGCCCCCAAGGAGGctgcacccaccacccccaacaAGCCTGCTCCTACTACCACCAAGGAACCTGCACCCACAGCCCCCAAGGAGCCTGCACCTACCACCCCCAAGGAACCTGCACCCATGGCACCCACGGAGCCTGCACCCACCACTCCCAAGGAACCTGTACCCACAGCCCCCAAGGAACCTGCTCCCAGCATTCCCAAGGAGCCTGCACCCAGAGCCCCCAAGGAACCTGCTCCCAGCATTCCCAAGGAGCTTGCACCCATGGCTCCCGCGGAGCCTGCACCCACCACTCCCAAGGAGCCTGCACCCACAGCCCCCAAGGAACCTGCTCCCAGCATTCCCAAAGAACCTGCACCCACAGCCCCCAAGGAACCTGCTCCGAGCATTCCCAAGGAGCCTGCACCCATGGCCCCCAACAAGCCTGCTCCTATTACCACCAAGGAACCTGCACCCATGGCCCCCACAGAGCCTACACCTACCACCCCCAAGGAGCCTGCACCCACCGCCCCCAAGGAGCCTGAACCCACCACTCCCAAGGAGcctgcacccaccacccccaaggagcctgcacccaccacccccaaggAGCCTGCACCCACCGCTCCCAAGGAGcctgcacccaccacccccaaggagcctgcacccaccacccccaaggAGCCTGCACCCACCACTCCCAAGGAGCCTGCACCCACCACTCCCAAGGAGcctgcacccaccacccccaaggAGCCTGCACCCACCACTCCCAAGGAGcctgcacccaccacccccaaggAGCCTGCACCCACCACTCCCAAGGAGCCTGCACCCACAGCCCCCAAAGAACCTGCTCCCAGCATTCCCAAGGAGCCTGCACCCACAGCCCCCAAAGAACCTGCTCCCAGCATTCCCAAGGAGCCTGCACCCACAGCCCCCAAAGAACCTGCTCCCAGCATTCCGAAGGAGCCTGCACCCACAGTCCCCAAGGAGACtgctcccaccaccaccaaggagCCCATCCCCAAACTTCTCAAGGAGCCCACTCCAGCTTCTCTTGAGACACCTGCTCCAACCAACTCAGAGGGCTCTACTACAACCACCATGGAGCCTCCCACTACTCCCAAAAACCCTGCTGAATCAACTCCTGAGTTTCCCAAAGAACCCACACCAAAGGCTCTTGAAAACAGTCCCAAAGAACCTGTTATACCTGTAACTAAGGCTCCTGGAGTGACCACACCTGAAATCACTACAACAGCTAaagacaaaacaacagaaaaagacatACACATGACACCTGGAATTATGGCCGCTGTACCTACATCAACTCCGACAGAAGAAAAGACCACTGATTCCAAAACAAGAACAACCACACAAGTAACATCAGCCACATCATCCAAAAATACTCCTCAAGCCACAACTCTTGCACCCAAAGTAATGACTACAACAAAAAAGGCAACTACATCTGAAGAGACTATGAATAAACCCGAAGAAACCACAGCTGCGCCAAAAGACAGAGCTAATCCTAAAGTGTCAACTCCTAAATCCCAAAAGCCAACCAAAGCACCAAAAAAGCCCACTTCTACCAAAAAGCCAAACACGATACCTAAAGGGAGAAAACCAAAGACTACACCAACTCCCCCAAGGATGACTACATCGACAGTGCCCAAATTACACCCCACCTCTTCCACAAAAATCATTCTCCAAACTACCACCAGCCCCAACCAAACACCTAACTCAGAAATAGTTGAAGTAAAGCCAAATAAGGATGGAGATGCTGCAGGAGAAAAACCTCACGTGATCCTCAGGCCCCCTGTGTTAACTCCTATATTTATCCCAGGCACGGATATCTTAGTGAGAGGATCCAATCAAGACATTGCCATCAACTCCATGCTTTCAGGTAACAAGCATcagttactttgttttaaaattggtaatgttaaatttatttggaCCAGAATGCCAAGTCAGTATCACTCTATTGAAGTACATTATCTAGAATCCTGAACTTGTTAATTTGTGGAGTTTTACAGCTTCTCCATAGGTAAGCAGAGGAGTAATTGTAGTAAGGTTATTTGGTCTTTGGAAAATCATGTAATAACCTAGTGTGCTAGGAACTTAGTGCATCTGTGTCTATATGTAGACACAGTGTATAGAATGTCAAAAATACTTAAGTGGAAGTCTATCCTTAAAAGAGTATAACGCAAAGCAAAAACCTGCAATATTATTCTTTACCAAACCAAGTCTCAAAGGCAATCTGAACTCAAAAATGGAATTTTGTGTTGGGATCAAATATCCTATAATTATCTAATACATGTAGATAATGGGTAACCTGGCCTATTCCAATTcgtaacttatttttatatattactttttgAATAATGATCACTTTTAAGTAAAACAATTAtgaaatctctctcttctttttcatttttgaaatacacACACCTCCCACTAGTCCCTTCAAAGGCTGAGGAAAAGGTGAACAGAGGAAAACAACACTGTGGGAGGATTTGAAAAGAATGGGAACACTTTTCgcattttcttttatcttggcttaattttttgttttagatgaGACTAATTTATGCAACGGTAAGCCAGTAGATGGGCTGACTGCTTTGCGCAATGGAACATTAGTTGCATTTCGAGGTGAGCTATGCacgtatttctttttctgctcttcaTTTTGTTCTTGGCATTTGGGAGAACCAAAGAAAAGTGGAAGTTTGGGTTAAGCTTTCTGGAGGGAAACTGATTGATGAACGTACCTCACACAGTATTATGAGAACCTGAGAGTAATAACCAAAATGTAAGATTAACAAAATTGGACAtattgggagagacagacaaaaaaagaacttgaagagATACTACTAAGATTTTTCGTTCCATTAGAATGAAAAGGTAGTTCATAGTTTGATTTCGTGTCAAATGAAACATCAGGATTTGTATTACTTGCTctattttacttgaaaataacATCTTGATTGCGATGTTTTCTACAGTGCTACATTGTGTGTGAGTGTAACAGAGCAGCATTTACTTCCTGTTAATTCTCTGCTGTGCCTTCTGCTGGTCCAGTcctcttatattttaattaaatctgACCGGAAACAAATCATAGACTAGCACAGTAGAGGCTAAAGAGATTTTGGCAGTCATTGAATTATAACTCCTTGGTTCTAAAAGgtaaagagatggagagagaagtgACTTTCTGTTAAGTCACAAAGCCAGAAGTTTctagagaaactggaaaattaaAGTATTTCAAAGGCTTGAACTTCAGACTTGAGAAATCTCTACTCTCAGAAATGTTCAAATACTAACTATACTAGTCCTCATGGTATTGACTAAACTTGTcatgtaatgcttatttattcaatCTGTTCTTACGataaactaaatttttttcattttggtttctttattgGGATTCATTCAGCTTGTAGGCTGATAGATCACTTTC harbors:
- the PRG4 gene encoding proteoglycan 4 isoform X45, which produces MEWKILPMYLLLLSVFLIQQVSSQDLPSCAGRCGEGYSRDATCNCDYNCQHYMECCPDFKKVCTVELSCKGRCFESFARGRECDCDSECKKYGKCCSDYENFCGKVHNPPSPSSKTVPPAPGASQTIKSTTKRSPKSPNKKKTKKVIESEEITEEHSVSENQESSSSSSSSSSTIRKVKSSKNSAANKELKKKPKVKDNKKEKTPKKKPNPEPPVVDEDGSGLDNGDVKLTPTPDIPTAQRNKVTTPPEITTVKPTNPKPSLPPNSDTPKETSSTTSEETAVETKETPITNKQTSNREKETTSPKEKQSAEKTPAKDFIPTSKAPSTSTPKAETTTKSPAPTTTKKPVPTTPKKPAPTTKEPAPTTPKKPAPTTKEPAPTTPKKPAPTTKEPAPTTPKKPAPTTKEPGPTTPKKPAPTTKEPAPTTPKKPAPTTKEPAPTTPKKPAPTTKEPAPTTPKKPAPTTKEPAPTTPKKPAPTTKEPAPTTPKKPAPTTKEPTPTTPKKSAPTTPKEPASTTTKEPPPTAPTEPALTTPKEPTPTAPKEAAPTTPNKPAPTTTKEPAPTAPKEPAPTTPKEPAPTAPKEAAPTTPNKPAPTTTKEPAPTAPKEPAPTTPNKPAPTTTKEPAPTAPKEPAPTTPKEPAPMAPTEPAPTTPKEPVPTAPKEPAPSIPKEPAPRAPKEPAPSIPKELAPMAPAEPAPTTPKEPAPTAPKEPAPSIPKEPAPTAPKEPAPSIPKEPAPSIPKEPAPTAPKEPAPSIPKEPAPTAPKEPAPSIPKEPAPTVPKETAPTTTKEPIPKLLKEPTPASLETPAPTNSEGSTTTTMEPPTTPKNPAESTPEFPKEPTPKALENSPKEPVIPVTKAPGVTTPEITTTAKDKTTEKDIHMTPGIMAAVPTSTPTEEKTTDSKTRTTTQVTSATSSKNTPQATTLAPKVMTTTKKATTSEETMNKPEETTAAPKDRANPKVSTPKSQKPTKAPKKPTSTKKPNTIPKGRKPKTTPTPPRMTTSTVPKLHPTSSTKIILQTTTSPNQTPNSEIVEVKPNKDGDAAGEKPHVILRPPVLTPIFIPGTDILVRGSNQDIAINSMLSDETNLCNGKPVDGLTALRNGTLVAFRGHYFWMLSPFSPPSPARKITEVWGIPSPIDTVFTRCNCEGKTFFFKDSQYWRFTNDIKDAGYPKQIVKGFGGLNGKIVAALSIAKYKERPESVYFFKRGGGIQQYIYKQEPVRKCTGRRPAINYSVYGETTQVRRRRFERAIGPSQTHTIRIRYSPVRVSYQDKGFLHNEVKMSLYWRGFPNVVTSAIALPNTRKPDGYDYYAFSKDQYYNIDEPSRTARVITTRSGRTLSNVWYNCP
- the PRG4 gene encoding proteoglycan 4 isoform X37 — translated: MEWKILPMYLLLLSVFLIQQVSSQDLPSCAGRCGEGYSRDATCNCDYNCQHYMECCPDFKKVCTVELSCKGRCFESFARGRECDCDSECKKYGKCCSDYENFCGKVHNPPSPSSKTVPPAPGASQTIKSTTKRSPKSPNKKKTKKVIESEEITEEHSVSENQESSSSSSSSSSTIRKVKSSKNSAANKELKKKPKVKDNKKEKTPKKKPNPEPPVVDEDGSGLDNGDVKLTPTPDIPTAQRNKVTTPPEITTVKPTNPKPSLPPNSDTPKETSSTTSEETAVETKETPITNKQTSNREKETTSPKEKQSAEKTPAKDFIPTSKAPSTSTPKAETTTKSPAPTTTKKPVPTTPKKPAPTTKEPAPTTPKKPAPTTKEPAPTTPKKPAPTTKEPAPTTPKKPAPTTKEPGPTTPKKPAPTTKEPAPTTPKKPAPTTKEPAPTTPKKPAPTTKEPAPTTPKKPAPTTKEPAPTTPKKPAPTTKEPAPTTPKKPAPTTKEPTPTTPKKSAPTTPKEPASTTTKEPPPTAPTEPALTTPKEPTPTAPKEAAPTTPNKPAPTTTKEPAPTAPKEPAPTTPKEPAPTAPKEAAPTTPNKPAPTTTKEPAPTAPKEPAPTTPNKPAPTTTKEPAPTAPKEPAPTTPKEPAPMAPTEPAPTTPKEPVPTAPKEPAPSIPKEPAPTTPKEPAPTAPKEPAPSIPKEPAPMAPTEPTPTTPKEPAPTTPKEPAPTTPKEPAPTTPKEPAPTTPKEPAPTTPKEPAPTAPKEPAPSIPKEPAPTAPKEPAPSIPKEPAPTAPKEPAPSIPKEPAPTVPKETAPTTTKEPIPKLLKEPTPASLETPAPTNSEGSTTTTMEPPTTPKNPAESTPEFPKEPTPKALENSPKEPVIPVTKAPGVTTPEITTTAKDKTTEKDIHMTPGIMAAVPTSTPTEEKTTDSKTRTTTQVTSATSSKNTPQATTLAPKVMTTTKKATTSEETMNKPEETTAAPKDRANPKVSTPKSQKPTKAPKKPTSTKKPNTIPKGRKPKTTPTPPRMTTSTVPKLHPTSSTKIILQTTTSPNQTPNSEIVEVKPNKDGDAAGEKPHVILRPPVLTPIFIPGTDILVRGSNQDIAINSMLSDETNLCNGKPVDGLTALRNGTLVAFRGHYFWMLSPFSPPSPARKITEVWGIPSPIDTVFTRCNCEGKTFFFKDSQYWRFTNDIKDAGYPKQIVKGFGGLNGKIVAALSIAKYKERPESVYFFKRGGGIQQYIYKQEPVRKCTGRRPAINYSVYGETTQVRRRRFERAIGPSQTHTIRIRYSPVRVSYQDKGFLHNEVKMSLYWRGFPNVVTSAIALPNTRKPDGYDYYAFSKDQYYNIDEPSRTARVITTRSGRTLSNVWYNCP